A single region of the bacterium genome encodes:
- the truB gene encoding tRNA pseudouridine(55) synthase TruB — MDGVFNILKPPGMTSHDVVDVVRRLTGQRRVGHTGTLDPGAAGVLVLCLGRATRLSEFLMDVDKEYRVELRLGMRTSTGDAYGEVLPPPPAAPIAATLRAPARAPSGTRAAVEAVLRRFTGEILQVPPMVSAIHHEGVRLYELARRGEVVDLQPRPITISSIEIVTHDRDWTRLLLHVVCGKGAYIRKLCADIGDALGTGGYARFMVRTRTGAFGVEGARTLEELGGLAAEGALEGALISMDDAVGHLPAVDLSDQQVSDVLHGHAVPVWKVGHALRDDAPVRLRSRRGALVALARVEQGLLRPFKVLAGAAGGGPGARAAQTREGHRAPRVRPR; from the coding sequence GTGGACGGCGTCTTCAACATTCTCAAGCCGCCCGGCATGACGTCCCACGACGTCGTCGACGTCGTGCGCCGACTCACCGGGCAGCGCCGGGTGGGCCATACCGGGACGCTCGACCCCGGGGCCGCCGGGGTTCTCGTGTTGTGTCTCGGACGGGCCACGCGTCTCAGCGAATTTTTGATGGACGTCGACAAAGAGTACCGCGTGGAGTTGCGTCTCGGGATGCGCACGAGCACGGGCGACGCCTACGGGGAGGTTCTTCCGCCCCCGCCGGCGGCTCCGATCGCCGCGACGCTCCGCGCACCGGCGCGCGCTCCGTCCGGGACGCGCGCCGCGGTCGAGGCGGTCCTCCGGCGGTTCACCGGGGAGATCCTCCAGGTCCCTCCCATGGTCTCGGCCATCCACCACGAAGGCGTCCGGCTCTACGAGTTGGCGCGCCGCGGGGAGGTCGTGGACCTGCAGCCGCGACCGATCACGATCTCGAGCATCGAGATCGTCACGCACGATCGGGACTGGACCCGCCTCCTCCTGCACGTGGTGTGCGGCAAAGGCGCGTACATCCGCAAGCTGTGCGCCGACATCGGCGACGCGCTCGGCACCGGCGGCTACGCCCGCTTCATGGTCCGGACCCGAACCGGGGCGTTTGGGGTCGAGGGGGCGCGGACGCTGGAAGAACTGGGCGGCCTAGCGGCCGAAGGCGCCCTGGAAGGCGCGCTCATCTCCATGGACGACGCGGTGGGCCATCTGCCCGCGGTGGATCTCTCCGACCAGCAGGTGAGCGACGTCCTCCACGGGCACGCGGTGCCCGTCTGGAAGGTCGGGCACGCGCTGCGGGACGACGCCCCGGTCCGCCTCCGCAGCCGGCGGGGCGCCCTCGTGGCGCTGGCGCGGGTGGAGCAGGGTCTTCTCCGGCCGTTCAAGGTCCTGGCCGGAGCGGCTGGCGGCGGGCCCGGTGCCCGTG
- a CDS encoding DHH family phosphoesterase, with amino-acid sequence MTPAQRIAETLLGRPVLLLNHVSPDGDCLGSTLALARALWARERPAVVASTDGVPDMYRFLPGADRIVTDVPAVDAFGAVVFMECSTPDRAGSLAARAAAVPLTINIDHHVSNAGYGDLVLYDPAAAAVGELVTPIVAALGPIDPATATCLLTALLTDTGSFRYASVTPRTLRIAADLVQAGASPAHVYTQVYENRPAAALRLLGLALSRLALSPDGRIAWTAVTQAMLREAGAPMEESEGIVGWLRAMVGVQVAVLFKEEPDGIHVSLRGRPGVRAHVIAEAFGGGGHAAAAGFTATGPLPDVVRRTLDAVERELATGTGP; translated from the coding sequence ATGACCCCGGCCCAACGGATCGCGGAAACGCTCCTGGGCCGGCCGGTGCTGCTCCTCAATCACGTCTCGCCGGACGGCGACTGCCTCGGCTCCACGCTGGCCCTCGCCCGGGCGCTCTGGGCCCGTGAGCGGCCGGCGGTGGTCGCCAGCACCGACGGTGTGCCCGACATGTACCGGTTCCTGCCCGGGGCGGACCGGATCGTCACCGACGTGCCGGCCGTTGATGCGTTCGGCGCCGTCGTCTTCATGGAATGCAGCACGCCGGACCGGGCCGGCAGCCTCGCCGCCCGCGCCGCCGCCGTCCCCCTCACGATCAACATCGATCATCACGTGAGCAACGCCGGGTACGGCGACCTCGTCCTGTACGATCCCGCCGCCGCGGCGGTGGGCGAGCTGGTGACCCCGATCGTGGCGGCGCTCGGCCCGATCGATCCCGCCACGGCGACGTGCCTGCTCACGGCGCTTCTGACCGACACGGGCAGCTTCCGGTATGCGAGCGTCACCCCCCGGACGCTGCGCATCGCCGCGGATCTCGTCCAAGCCGGCGCGAGCCCCGCCCACGTCTACACGCAGGTGTATGAGAACCGGCCGGCGGCGGCCCTGCGGCTCCTCGGCCTGGCGTTGAGCCGGCTCGCCTTGTCTCCGGACGGCCGCATCGCCTGGACCGCGGTCACGCAGGCGATGCTGCGGGAGGCGGGCGCGCCGATGGAGGAGTCGGAGGGCATCGTCGGGTGGCTTCGGGCCATGGTCGGCGTGCAGGTGGCCGTGCTCTTCAAGGAAGAACCCGATGGAATTCACGTCAGCCTCCGCGGCCGGCCGGGCGTGCGCGCCCACGTCATCGCCGAGGCGTTCGGCGGCGGCGGACACGCCGCCGCGGCCGGATTCACCGCCACCGGCCCCCTGCCCGACGTGGTGCGCCGCACGCTCGACGCCGTCGAGCGCGAGCTCGCGACCGGCACCGGTCCCTAG
- the rbfA gene encoding 30S ribosome-binding factor RbfA has product MTSPRIARLRELFKHETSAILQRQTRDPRIGFVSVTDVELSPDLRHARIFVSVYGDADTKARTMEGLASAEGFVRTELAHRIRLRYTPEVTFRIDESIEQGDRVNRLLRQVAKERNDRDPI; this is encoded by the coding sequence ATGACGAGTCCGCGCATCGCCCGTCTCCGCGAGTTGTTCAAGCACGAAACGAGCGCCATTCTGCAGCGCCAGACGCGGGATCCGCGCATCGGTTTCGTCTCCGTCACGGACGTCGAGCTCAGCCCGGATCTCCGGCACGCCCGTATCTTCGTGAGCGTCTACGGCGACGCCGACACGAAGGCCCGCACCATGGAGGGCCTCGCGAGCGCCGAGGGGTTTGTCCGCACGGAGCTCGCGCACCGCATCCGCCTGCGTTACACGCCGGAAGTGACCTTCCGGATCGACGAGTCGATCGAACAGGGCGATCGCGTCAATCGCCTGCTGCGGCAGGTTGCCAAGGAGCGCAACGACCGGGATCCCATATGA
- a CDS encoding DUF503 domain-containing protein — translation MVVGVLHVECGLPGTQSIKDKRRIVKAILDRLHRRFNVAAAEVTHQESWRRAGLAVACVSTTVRHADSVLAHVARDIEHHGELVLLDYSTEMR, via the coding sequence ATGGTGGTAGGCGTGCTGCACGTGGAGTGCGGCCTTCCGGGCACGCAGAGCATCAAGGACAAACGCCGGATCGTCAAGGCGATCCTCGACCGGCTGCACCGCCGGTTCAACGTGGCCGCGGCCGAAGTGACGCACCAGGAATCCTGGCGGCGCGCCGGGCTGGCCGTCGCGTGCGTCAGCACGACCGTCCGGCACGCCGATTCGGTGCTGGCCCACGTCGCCCGGGACATCGAGCACCACGGGGAGCTCGTCCTGCTCGACTACAGCACCGAGATGCGGTGA